A window of the Ipomoea triloba cultivar NCNSP0323 chromosome 14, ASM357664v1 genome harbors these coding sequences:
- the LOC116005010 gene encoding putative axial regulator YABBY 2 isoform X3 codes for MLNTVVVRCGHCSNLLSVDLGALLHPFPLQDFQQQEQHQFEDAMGSVPSNYNCNMFSVFESHDQLLEQSILTPMRTLEKRQRAPSAYNRFIKEEIHRIKASNPKISHKEAFSAAAKNWAHFPHTHFGLNLVGNRQANVDDAVGDQDATQ; via the exons ATGCTGAACACTGTGGTAGTGAGATGTGGACATTGCTCCAATTTGCTGTCTGTTGATCTGGGAGCTTTGCTTCACCCTTTCCCGCTCCAAGATTTCCAG CAACAAGAACAACATCAATTTGAAGATGCCATGGGGTCGGTTCCATCTAATTACAACTGcaacatgtttagtgtatttgAGTCTCATGATCAACTACTAGAGCAATCTATACTCACTCCTATGCGCA CCTTAGAGAAGAGACAACGTGCTCCTTCTGCATACAACCGATTCATCAA GGAGGAGATCCATAGGATAAAAGCAAGCAATCCAAAAATTAGCCACAAAGAAGCCTTTAGCGCTGCTGCAAAAAAT TGGGCACATTTTCCTCACACTCATTTTGGACTAAATCTGGTTGGGAACAGACAAGCCAATGTGGATGATGCAGTTGGAGATCAGGATGCCactcaataa